TGTTTCGTTTACAGGTGGTGGAGGTTCATATGGAGTTAACATACCTGACAGAAACCTATTGCCCCCAGGGTATTACATGCTTTTTGCCATTGATGCCAATGGTGTCCCCAGCGTGGCGGAGATTATTCAAATTGGTAATACGATACCATTGTCAAATGAATTCGATTTAGTACTTGATTTGAGCTTTGACGAAGGATCGGGGAACAGTATTGCAGATAGTTCTGGATTTGGAAATGATGCAACCATTGTAGAGCATGACAATAATGGGAATCCCATATCGCTAACACAGAATTTCTGGACTTCCGATGGAATATATGGGGCGGCCCTTGAAATGGATGGATTGGAGTTTGAAAGCAATAGTATTGTGGACATACCGTACTCATCTTCCTTGGCTACCATTGAAGAGGAAGTAACGGTAATGGCCTGGGTATACAGGGATGAAAATGAAATGAATTCAGGAATTTTGAGTCAAAACTACCCTGCACTCTTTTTTGGATTTCATAATAGTCTGTACAAATGGGAATTTCCTACTACCGGTGGAAGTGTAAATTGTTATTCTGGTTATGTCCCTACGGGAAGGTGGGTACATATGGCGGCCACATATGATGGACAAACGGGAAAATTATTTGCCAATGGTGTTGAAATATGTTCGCAAAACACTACGGGCAGTTTTATACTGGAAACTACAGATCCAACCTATTCCGCATTTACGTCCTCTGGATTTTACGATGTAAGGACCGATCTTTCCCCAAGCGGCATAACAGATGAGTTGGACGGCAGAATAGATGAGCTAAAGGTGTATAACAGGGTATTGAGTTTAGATGAAATCAATGCTGTTTTCCTGGATGGGCAACAGCAAGACCCATCGGTCCCTGTTTGTCCTCCGGGTACCATTGTTGCCCAATACAGAATTGGAACGACCGGTGCCTGGCAAACCGGTAACACTGTAGACGTTCCGGAAGGGGAGCAGGTGTATATAAGGGCGCAGGTAAGCTCTGGAGAAGAATATTTTGTTACAACTACCACAATTAATGGGCCCACTTGGAGTTCAGTTGATGATTTACCAAGACATGGCGAACCAGGTGCTTATCAAATTGACACTTTTGTCGATGCCGCCAGTGATGGAATTGTAGGTCTTTCCAATACCGGACAATATACAATGACCACTGCTTCTGGCTGTCCGGCTGTTATTAACCTTAACGTATCTAGAAATTGTGGTCCGGGATCGACACCTATTCATAATGAATACAGCGTAAACGGTATTTGGGATGTAGGGGCTTCCGAAATTACCTTGCAAGAAGGCACAGAACTAATTCTTAGTGGTTTACCGGATGAAGTGAATGGCAACGATCAGCAGTATACAATTACATTGCCCGATGGGACCCAAGTTGGCGACAATTATAATTTAGGCAATATTACTTCGGCAAATGCAGGCAGCTATACGATTACTTCCATTGAAGGATGTACCTCCGTCTTGAACGTGGTTATTGGGACATCTGATTGTTCGCCCGGTTCATTTGTCCCCGAGTATACCCTTAATGGAATACTGCAAAGTGGTTCGGGCTCCTTGACGGTTCAGGAAGGCGCCGAGGTGGTACTTATGGCACCTGTGGGATCGGGAACGATCACCTTGCCCGATGGTACCATACTATCTGCGAACCACACAATTGCCAGTGCGGCATTCTCCGATAATGGCTTATATGTGATTACCAATACCGATGGTTGTAGTAGTGGTATTTATATTGATGTACAAAGTGATGCAGCCAATTGTTTTCCTGGGAGCATCATTCCCGAATATCGTGTTGACGGGGAATGGTTGAGCGGTTCGAACGATTTGAACCTTGTTCCCGGTACGGAGCTGATGTTGAGCATGCTTCCCAATGGCGTCGGCCTTATGATTACACTTCCGGACGGTACGGAAGTTGGTGATGACTACGATCTTGGACCGTTGACCACGGCAGACACCGGTTCCTACCTTCTGACCTCTGAGGAGGGTTGCCAGACCACGATAAACTTAACGGTGGAGGAAGACGGATGTGCGGCATCGCCGGTTGTGCCGGAGTATACCCTTGATGGCTCTTTACAGAGTGGTGCTGGGCCCATAACAGTATTTGAGGGTGCCGAGGTGGTACTTCTGTTACCCGCAGGACCTGGAACGATTACCTTGCCGGATAGTACCGTGGTTACGGCGGACTATACGATGTCCAGTGCGGTGACCTCCGATAGCGGCGTATATGTATTCACCAATTTGGAGGGATGCAGTGCCTCTTTGGACATTACGGTACAGGTTGTTGGTGATTGTCCTCCTGGTAGTATCATTCCCGAATATCGCATTGATGGGGAATGGTTGAGCGGTTCGAACGATTTGAACCTTGTTCCCGGTACGGAGTTGATGTTGAGTATGCTTCCCAATGATATTGGTGTGACAATCACACTACCGGATGGTACGCAGGTCGGTGATGACTACGACCTTGGGCCGGTGACCGCGTCGGACAGTGGGGCCTACCTTCTGACCTCTGAGGAGGGTTGCCAGACCACGATAAACTTAACGGTGGAGGAAGACGGATGTACGGCATCTCCGGTTGTACCGGGGTATACCCTTGATGGCTCATTACAGAGTGGTGCTGGGCCCATAACGGTATTTGAGGGTACCGAAGTGGTACTTCTGTTACCCGCAGGACCTGGAACGATTACCTTGCCGGATAGTACCGTGGTTACGGCGGACTATACGATGTCCAGTGCGGTGACCTCCGATAGCGGCGTATATGTATTCACCAATTTGGAGGGATGCAGTGCCTCTTTGGACATTACGGTACAGGCCGTGGGTGGTTGTCCTCCGGGGAGCATTATCCCAGAATACGAAATCAACGGCGAGTGGTTGAGCGGCTCCAACGACCTGAACCTGGTTCCCGGCACGGCGCTGGTGCTGAGCATGCTTCCCAATGATATTGGTGTGACGATCACACTACCTGATGGTACGCAGGTCGGTGATAATTACGACCTTGGGCCGGTGACCGCGTCGGACAGTGGTGCCTACCTTCTGACCTCTGAGGAGGGTTGCCAGACCACGATAAACTTAACGGTGGAGGAGGACGGATGTACGGCATCTCCGGTTGTACCGGGGTATACCCTTGATGGCTCATTACAGAGTGGTGCTGGGCCCATAACAGTATTTGAGGGTACCGAAGTGGTACTTCTGTTACCCGCAGGACCTGGAACGATTACCTTGCCGGATAGTACCGTGGTTACGGCGGACTATACGATGTCCAGTGCGGTGACCTCCGATAGCGGCGTATATGTATTCACCAATTTGGAGGGATGCAGTGCCTCTTTGGACATTACGGTACAGGCCGTGGGTGGTTGTCCTCCGGGGAGCATTATCCCAGAATACGAAATCAACGGCGAGTGGTTGAGCGGCTCCAACGACCTGAACCTGGTTCCCGGCACGGCGCTGGTGCTGAGCATGCTTCCCAATGATATTGGTGTGACGATCACACTACCTGATGGTACTCAGGTCGGTGATAATTACGACCTTGGGCCGGTGACCCCGTCGGACAGTGGTGCCTATCTTCTGACCTCTGAGGAGGGTTGCCAGACCACGATAAACTTAACGGTGGAGGAGGACGGATGTACGGCATCTCCGGTTGTACCGGGGTATACCCTTGATGGCTCATTACAGAGTGGTGCTGGGCCCATAACAGTATTTGAGGGTACCGAAGTGGTACTTCTGTTACCCGCAGGACCTGGAACGATTACCTTGCCGGATAGTACCGTGGTTACGGCGGACTATACGATGTCCAGTGCGGTGACCTCCGATAGCGGCGTATATGTATTCACCAATTTGGAGGGATGCAGTGCCTCTTTGGACATTACGGTACAGGCCGTGGGTGGTTGTCCTCCGGGGAGCATTATCCCAGAATACGAAATCAACGGCGAGTGGTTGAGCGGCTCCAACGACCTGAACCTGGTTCCCGGCACAGCGCTGGTGCTGAGCATGCTTCCCAATGATATTGGTGTGACGATCACGCTACCTGATGGTACGCAGGTCGGTGATAATTACGACCTTGGTCAATTGACCGCGTCGGACAGTGGTGCCTACCTTCTGACCTCTGAGGAGGGTTGCCAGACCACATTAAACTTAACGGTGCAGGAGAGCGTATTGTGTGCCCCCGGCAGCATTATCCCTGAATATCGAATCAATGGCGAATGGTTAAGCGGTTCCAACGACCTGAACCTGGTTCCCGGCACGGAGTTGGTGCTGAGCATGCTTCCCAATGATATTGATTTGACAATTACATTACCTGATGGTACGGAGGTTGGTGACAACTATGATCTTGGTCAATTGACCGCGTCGGACAGCGGTGCCTATCTTTTGACTTCCGTGGAAGGTTGCCAAACTACGATAAACCTTACGGTTGAAGATAGTTCGAATTTGTTGTTACAAACAAATTCGGTCTCTACGGAAAATATTGTAATATACCCGAATCCGTTAGTGATCAATGAGGAGCTGAGTCTTGTAATGACCGATTTAATGAATCGACCCGTGGATGTAGATTTTTACGATATTCAAGGAAGACATTTATTAAAGCAATCAATCCCAGAAAATCATGCGGAAATAGAAATACTTGAAACGCAATCCCTAAGCACGGGAACGTACATGATTCTGATCAGATCGACAAATTTTTCTACCACCAGGCGATTTATAAAACAATAACAGTTTCAACAGTAATTACTTAAAAAAGCGCATTTTCCATTGACTTGGAAAATGCGCTTTTTGTTCATGATAAGGGTAATCAAGCTAATTTTAAGATAACCGATAATATTTTTTGTACCAATCTATAAAGCTGGCAACCCCATCTTTTATTGAAGTGTTGGGTTCATAATCGTAATCTTTGATCAAGTCATCTACATTGGCCCATGTTTTTTCAACATCCCCTGGTTGTATGGGTAAGTATTGACGATTAGCCTTAATATTTAGTTCTTTTTCTATAGCATCTATAAAATCAAGTAGTTTTACAGAGTTGTTATTCCCAATATTATAAATTTTGTATAGCTTGTTATTTTCCACACGGTTGGTGGCACTTTTCTCAATGATACGGATAACACCTTCAGTGATATCATCAATATAGGTAAAGTCCCTCTCCATGTTTCCATTGTTAAAGACCTTAATTGGTTTGCCATTGACCATGGCATCGGTAAAAAGGAACATCGCCATGTCCGGTCTTCCCCAGGGGCCATAAACTGTAAAGAAACGTAAACCTGTAGTCGGAAATTTGTATAGGTGGCTGTAGGTGTGCGCCATCAACTCATTACTTTTCTTTGTAGCGGCATAAAGACTAATGGGATGGTCCACATTATGTTTGGTCTCAAAGGGAATTATTTTGTTCATTCCGTAGACACTGGAACTGCTTGCATATACCAAATGTTTCACTTTAAAACTTCTACAACATTCCAGAATGTTTAGAAAACCAACAATATTACTATCAACATATGCCGAAGGATTCTCCAAACTATAACGAACACCCGCTTGAGCCGCTAGATTACAAACTACTTCAAAACCATGCTGGGCAAACAGGGAATGCAAGTTTTCTTTGTCCTCCAATGCCAGTTTTATAAAGCTAAACTGCTCTCCGTGGATTTGACTTTTTACCAAATTTCCGGAAACACCCGCATTGGTCTTGGGAATCCCTAATTCCACTAGCCGGGCATATTTTAAGTTTACATCATAATAGTCGTTTAGGTTGTCTAGCCCTACAACGGTGTGCCCCTTGTCAATTAGGCTTTTGGATACGTGATACCCTATAAAACCGGCTGCTCCGGTTACCAATATCTTCATTACGCTTTTTATTTTGGTGCAAATATCATAATGATTTTAAAAACCACATATCAAAACGGCATTGAACTAGTAAAATTGCATCAATTGTTCTGTATTGTGGGGAATAGGGAACTCTTAAAAAATCTTAAAAAAGAAAAGGAATCCAAGCATTTCATCGATTTTTTTGTTAAAAAACCCGATGAAAAGATCCAAACCTAGGACCAACTGCGTAATGTGCTGAAAGCTGTAAGAAAAACTTTAAAGAATCTTGCTAGTGACAAGGCTTTTCAAAGATTAACCATTCCTTAATAAGTCAAGTTCACAAGTTGTGCATTTCAACGATTTTTTAAGTTTTTAATCGATAAAATAATATTTAATATATAATTTTAAAATCCTAAATCTTTTGACCATGATTTCCCCAAAATCGTCTAAACCATTCCCGAGCTATTGTATGTTGTTTTTAGTTGTATTAATGTTTTTTGGATGTGCTAAGGACAGTGATTTGTTTGTACAGACCATTGAAGAAGAGATTATTGAGAACATTGAAGAAGAAAATAATGAGAACAATGAAGAAGGGACCAACGAACAAAATGATGAAGAACAAAATGGAAACAATCCAGGAGAAGATCCCATTTTAGATGAAACATATTCTACAGATTTGAAGGCTTTTCCCACTGCCTATGGTGCTGGGGCATATGCCACCGGAGGTAGGGGAGGAAGAGTCATTGCAGTTACTAATTTGAATGATAGTGGAGAAGGGAGCCTCCGAGCTGCTTTGAATACATCTGGCCCAAGGACTATAGTGTTTCGGGTATCCGGAGAAATTAGATTGCGATCCGAATTATATGTGACCAATGATGATTTCACAATTGCGGGTCAAACGGCCCCGGAAGGAGGAATCACGGTTACAGGTAACCGATTTTCCCTGGGTGGTATAAGCAATGCTATTATTCGTTATATAAGGTTTAAAGGAGGCGAAGCCGTAAATGAAGATAGTATAAGTGGTTCATCCATGACAAACGTGATTTTTGATCATGTTTCGGTTGGATTTGGAGGTGATGAAGGATTTAGCCTGATTCTGTACAATGAGGCCTCAACAATTGATGGTATTACCGTGCAAAGATGTCTAATTTCCGAATCTAAGACCGGTTCCATTTTTGGTGGTTCGGAACCCGTGGAAAATGGTGCGGGGGATATCTCGATCTTAAATAACATGTGGTATAATATAACGCATAGACATCCTAATATGGGAGCTGGCGGAACCTTTGAGGTGATTAATAATATTGTATGGGGTTTTAGGTGGAGGATACACAGGGTTAATGAGGCCGTAACACTAAATCACATAAACAATTGGTACTACTTTGCTGAAGAAAATACGCATAATGGTTTAAAGGGGTCAGGATCGGCCCAAGGAAACAAATGGTACAGCGAATCGAGAAACATAGAATCCGTAGACTTTAGTGTACATACTTGGGGAAATGTTTATGAAGGCAATCCAAGGTTTTCCTATACCGATTCCCAGGGATTTATATATGACGGTTCTGATAAAAGCAATTTTGGGGAAACATGGGTGATCTATTATGCCGACAATGATCCAAATTATGATCCAGGGGATGATTTACCGGCATTTTTTGAAGACCCCAATAGAAAACCCTTGCTAGGGGAGCCAGTACCAATTTTGAGTGCCCAGGAAACATACAACAATGTTTCCAATGATGTGGGCTGTAATAAGAGATTGGGTGAAGATGGAAGGGTATACATCAATTATGATATTGAGGATGCTGAATACGTAAATGCAGTCCGAACGAGGGACTATATAAACCGAATATCGGACGATGAAAGATTTGTTACTCCTTTCACTGGCTCTTCCTGGGGCGATAATTATGATACCGATATGGATGGCATGCCGGATGTTTGGGAGGTGGCCAATTATGGTAGTCTTGCAACAGGGGCCAATGACGATACGGATGGTGATGGCTACACCAATTTGGAGGAGTTTCTGAACCTGGTGGATTTATAAAAGGGAGAAGATCGGAAAACGACAAAAGAAGGTGCGGGTCTGAACAGACTTGCACCTTTTTAGTTTAAAAAGCCAAATTCCGTATACCACTTGCTCAAAACATATAGCTTCCAAATGTTAGCGGTATGATCTTCAATTTCGTTCATATGTTCCTCATACATTTTTTTGAATACAGGAATGTTCAAGTTGGGAACCTTTGAGAGAAAAGTATCGTTTAAAGCACCATCGAACTCCTGTCTTAATTCCTTTCGCATCCACTTTCCGATTGGTACGGCAAAACCTTTTTTAGGTTGATCAAAGATACTTTCCGGAATATATTCGTTCAGAATATCCCGTAATATCTTTTTCTGTCTACCTTTCTGGTAGCGAAATGACATGGGTAGGTTTCTTGCATATTCTATTACCCTGTAATCTAGAAAAGGACTTCTAACTTCTACAGAATAGGCCATGCTGGCTCGATCCACTTTAACGTTGCTATCATTTTCCAACCAGAGCTTTATGTTTAAATCAGCAGCCTTTTGCAAAAAAATTGTGGACCATTTTTTGAAGCCTTGGTAATGCTTCATCCAATCTTGTTTTCTTTCCTTCAATAAGAGCCCCTTTCTGGAAAAAATGTTTTCAATAAAATCATTTCTGGTTTTTGTATTTAAAGCATTCCTTACCCTATGGGAGTTTTGACCTATTAGATTAAGGAAAAAAGGACGACTTAAAAACTTCCTAAGAAAGTACGGTAGGTCTATTATTCTTTTATTGCGGATCAAAGAGTCGAAATAAGTATACCCAATAAAGCTTTCATCCCCACCGTCACCCGATAGGGCCACCGTAACATGCTCCTTGGTCACGGAGTTCAACAATAAGGAAGGTAGTGCAGAGCTATCACCAAAGGGCTCATCATAGATTTTGGTCAGTTGGGGAATAAGGGCGATTACATCTTCAATTTTGCAAATGGTCGTTTTGTGATTGGTATCCAGGATTTTCGAATAGTGTTCTGCAATTTTGCTCTCGTCATACCTCTTTTCGTCAAACCCAATAGAAAATGTATTTATTTTTGATTCAGATACTTCCGTTGCAATACTGGTCACCAGGGCCGAATCTATCCCCCCGGATAAAAAAGAACCAATGGGAACGTCCGATTGAAGTCGAATTTTCACCGCATCCCTTAAAAGATCGTGTAATTCACTCTTGGCCTGTTCGTAGGATATATTTTTGATATCCACCTTTTGTAGGTTCCAGTATTCTTTAATTTCAAGGGTGTTCTCATTGAGATCCAGAATCATGAAGTTCCCCGGAGGAAGTTTGGAAACCTCGTTTACAATAGTATAGGGACTTGGTACAAACATGCAGTCCAAAAACATGGAAACTGCTTCGGCATTTACGGTCTTTCCTTTTAATAACGGTTTTATTTGGCTACAAATCTCAAACTTCCCTTCGTTCCAATAATAATAAAACGGTTTCACTCCAATTCTGTCCCTTGCAGAAAAAACTACATTTTTATCCGTATCATAAATGGAAAAGGCATACATTCCATTGATTTTTTGAAGCAACCCTTCCTTCCAAGCTTTGTATCCCAATAATAAAACTTCTGTATCGCTTTGGGTCTTGAATTCATATCCAAGATCGGACAATTCTTCCCGAAGTGGCACATAATTATAGATTTCCCCATTAAAAACAATATGGAGATTTTCATGAACCATGGGTTGATTGGACCTTGGATCCAGATCCAGGATAGCTAACCTGAGGTGTCCTAGTGTAAGATCGTTCACTTTTTCAATTCCAGTAAAATCAGGACCTCGATAAACAATGGAATTCAGTTTTTCCTCGACTTCACTTGTATCATATGGGATGTTGGTGATATATATTCCGCACATGGACTAATTTGATTAAAAATGTGTTTTACTACTACTGTTTTAATTTCCCGAGCTGCACTATTTTATCGTAACAAAATGGCATAAAACGTCTGTAAGATAATGGACACATCAACAAAAAAACTTTTTTTGTTGATGTATTCCTTGTTCAGTTCCAGCTTTTTGGGAAGGATATCCGAAATGTATTTTTCTTCAGGATTTTTAGCGGCTTTGAGCATTTCATTTTCATTTCTAAAGTGGATGGAGGCATAATCTGTAATCCCTGGTTTTACCGAAAAAATTATTTTATCATCTTGCGAATATAGTTCGGTGTACTTTCGTACTTCGGGCCGCGGTCCTACCAAACTCATGTCACCAAGAAGGACATTGAACAATTGGGGAAGTTCGTCCAATTTTAATTTCCTGAGGTATACTCCCACTGATGTAACACGGCTATCCCGGTTCCCAACGGTTAAGAGCCCCTTTTTATCCGAACCAACATGCATAGTTCTGAATTTTAAGATTTTGAAATCCTTTTCATGTAGACCAACACGTGTTTGCTTGAAGAAAATAGGTCCTTTTGATGTTACCTTGATCAGAAAGGCAATTATAAGCAATAATGGGGATAGGATGCATATACCGAGCAGGGCACTACCGAAATCAAAAATTGCTTTCATCCCATTACTTTTTCTACAGCAAGACTGACATTGTCCATAACATACTGAAGCTGTTGATCGGTTAGTTGTGGATAAATGGGCAGGGAAATCTCATTTTTGAATTGCTCATATGCCATTGGATAATCCTCGATTGCATACTTCATGTCCTTAAATAAGCTTAACAAAGGAAGGGGCTGAAAATGAACGTTTACAGCAACTCCCGTTTTGGATATTTCTTCAATAATTGAGTCCCTTTGACTTTCAGAGGCCCCTTT
The sequence above is a segment of the Muricauda sp. SCSIO 64092 genome. Coding sequences within it:
- a CDS encoding LamG-like jellyroll fold domain-containing protein — encoded protein: MKKNYTFQIFCITVVALCLSHKVNAQNPAQDGQWSDPVGFGLVPVAVANLPDGRLITWSSQFRDTYLGAGDGATFTEIFDPFLGADGQALGEFTSNTNHDMFCPGINNLPDGRILSAGGTSSRRTSIYDHTTGLWSVAPEMNIPRGYQGNVTLSDGSVFTIGGSWSDGDSPATNGNKDAEIWTPETGWVLIPGITGEDIFTANDLSKELGGIYRVDNHVWLWPAPNGQLFHAGPSEMMHWINLENGASITEAGLRADDTYSMKGTTVMFDVGRILKVGGAESYGDSDPAFVPAKDNSYVIDINNPSNVTVTPTVNNLSFSRTMHNSTVLPNGEVLVTGGLDRAEVFSDVGARLTAELYDPSTNSWRNVAGMATARTYHSVSILMVDGRVFVGGGGLCDNSNTDECVNHFDAEIYSPPYLFNPDGSLATRPSISAPDTADYNTSISVTGSSNINEFSLIRFSSATHSTNNEQRRIPVSFTGGGGSYGVNIPDRNLLPPGYYMLFAIDANGVPSVAEIIQIGNTIPLSNEFDLVLDLSFDEGSGNSIADSSGFGNDATIVEHDNNGNPISLTQNFWTSDGIYGAALEMDGLEFESNSIVDIPYSSSLATIEEEVTVMAWVYRDENEMNSGILSQNYPALFFGFHNSLYKWEFPTTGGSVNCYSGYVPTGRWVHMAATYDGQTGKLFANGVEICSQNTTGSFILETTDPTYSAFTSSGFYDVRTDLSPSGITDELDGRIDELKVYNRVLSLDEINAVFLDGQQQDPSVPVCPPGTIVAQYRIGTTGAWQTGNTVDVPEGEQVYIRAQVSSGEEYFVTTTTINGPTWSSVDDLPRHGEPGAYQIDTFVDAASDGIVGLSNTGQYTMTTASGCPAVINLNVSRNCGPGSTPIHNEYSVNGIWDVGASEITLQEGTELILSGLPDEVNGNDQQYTITLPDGTQVGDNYNLGNITSANAGSYTITSIEGCTSVLNVVIGTSDCSPGSFVPEYTLNGILQSGSGSLTVQEGAEVVLMAPVGSGTITLPDGTILSANHTIASAAFSDNGLYVITNTDGCSSGIYIDVQSDAANCFPGSIIPEYRVDGEWLSGSNDLNLVPGTELMLSMLPNGVGLMITLPDGTEVGDDYDLGPLTTADTGSYLLTSEEGCQTTINLTVEEDGCAASPVVPEYTLDGSLQSGAGPITVFEGAEVVLLLPAGPGTITLPDSTVVTADYTMSSAVTSDSGVYVFTNLEGCSASLDITVQVVGDCPPGSIIPEYRIDGEWLSGSNDLNLVPGTELMLSMLPNDIGVTITLPDGTQVGDDYDLGPVTASDSGAYLLTSEEGCQTTINLTVEEDGCTASPVVPGYTLDGSLQSGAGPITVFEGTEVVLLLPAGPGTITLPDSTVVTADYTMSSAVTSDSGVYVFTNLEGCSASLDITVQAVGGCPPGSIIPEYEINGEWLSGSNDLNLVPGTALVLSMLPNDIGVTITLPDGTQVGDNYDLGPVTASDSGAYLLTSEEGCQTTINLTVEEDGCTASPVVPGYTLDGSLQSGAGPITVFEGTEVVLLLPAGPGTITLPDSTVVTADYTMSSAVTSDSGVYVFTNLEGCSASLDITVQAVGGCPPGSIIPEYEINGEWLSGSNDLNLVPGTALVLSMLPNDIGVTITLPDGTQVGDNYDLGPVTPSDSGAYLLTSEEGCQTTINLTVEEDGCTASPVVPGYTLDGSLQSGAGPITVFEGTEVVLLLPAGPGTITLPDSTVVTADYTMSSAVTSDSGVYVFTNLEGCSASLDITVQAVGGCPPGSIIPEYEINGEWLSGSNDLNLVPGTALVLSMLPNDIGVTITLPDGTQVGDNYDLGQLTASDSGAYLLTSEEGCQTTLNLTVQESVLCAPGSIIPEYRINGEWLSGSNDLNLVPGTELVLSMLPNDIDLTITLPDGTEVGDNYDLGQLTASDSGAYLLTSVEGCQTTINLTVEDSSNLLLQTNSVSTENIVIYPNPLVINEELSLVMTDLMNRPVDVDFYDIQGRHLLKQSIPENHAEIEILETQSLSTGTYMILIRSTNFSTTRRFIKQ
- a CDS encoding sugar transferase, with product MKAIFDFGSALLGICILSPLLLIIAFLIKVTSKGPIFFKQTRVGLHEKDFKILKFRTMHVGSDKKGLLTVGNRDSRVTSVGVYLRKLKLDELPQLFNVLLGDMSLVGPRPEVRKYTELYSQDDKIIFSVKPGITDYASIHFRNENEMLKAAKNPEEKYISDILPKKLELNKEYINKKSFFVDVSIILQTFYAILLR
- a CDS encoding NAD-dependent epimerase; protein product: MKILVTGAAGFIGYHVSKSLIDKGHTVVGLDNLNDYYDVNLKYARLVELGIPKTNAGVSGNLVKSQIHGEQFSFIKLALEDKENLHSLFAQHGFEVVCNLAAQAGVRYSLENPSAYVDSNIVGFLNILECCRSFKVKHLVYASSSSVYGMNKIIPFETKHNVDHPISLYAATKKSNELMAHTYSHLYKFPTTGLRFFTVYGPWGRPDMAMFLFTDAMVNGKPIKVFNNGNMERDFTYIDDITEGVIRIIEKSATNRVENNKLYKIYNIGNNNSVKLLDFIDAIEKELNIKANRQYLPIQPGDVEKTWANVDDLIKDYDYEPNTSIKDGVASFIDWYKKYYRLS
- the asnB gene encoding asparagine synthase (glutamine-hydrolyzing), producing MCGIYITNIPYDTSEVEEKLNSIVYRGPDFTGIEKVNDLTLGHLRLAILDLDPRSNQPMVHENLHIVFNGEIYNYVPLREELSDLGYEFKTQSDTEVLLLGYKAWKEGLLQKINGMYAFSIYDTDKNVVFSARDRIGVKPFYYYWNEGKFEICSQIKPLLKGKTVNAEAVSMFLDCMFVPSPYTIVNEVSKLPPGNFMILDLNENTLEIKEYWNLQKVDIKNISYEQAKSELHDLLRDAVKIRLQSDVPIGSFLSGGIDSALVTSIATEVSESKINTFSIGFDEKRYDESKIAEHYSKILDTNHKTTICKIEDVIALIPQLTKIYDEPFGDSSALPSLLLNSVTKEHVTVALSGDGGDESFIGYTYFDSLIRNKRIIDLPYFLRKFLSRPFFLNLIGQNSHRVRNALNTKTRNDFIENIFSRKGLLLKERKQDWMKHYQGFKKWSTIFLQKAADLNIKLWLENDSNVKVDRASMAYSVEVRSPFLDYRVIEYARNLPMSFRYQKGRQKKILRDILNEYIPESIFDQPKKGFAVPIGKWMRKELRQEFDGALNDTFLSKVPNLNIPVFKKMYEEHMNEIEDHTANIWKLYVLSKWYTEFGFLN